From a region of the Butyrivibrio sp. AE3004 genome:
- a CDS encoding ABC-F family ATP-binding cassette domain-containing protein — translation MSILNVEHLTHGFGDRAIFDDVSFRLLKGEHIGLVGANGEGKSTFMNIIIGKLMPDSGNIEWAKNVKVGYLDQHAVLKEGMTIKDVLSSAYESLFDMEKRMNEICDAMAEADEKQLEEYMEELGTIQDLLTTHDFYLIDSKIEEVSRALGFLELGLDRDVTELSGGQRTKILLAKLLLEKPDILLLDEPTNYLDAEHIVWLTRYLQDYENAFILISHDIPFLNNVVNIIYHMDGQTHSLDRYVGDYDKFMEVYEMKKAQREAAYNRQQQEIADLKDFVARNKARVATRNMAMARQKKLDSMELIEKIQEKPKPEFNFKTAKTPSKFLFEIEDLVIGYDEPLSKPLNMFIERNTFTVLTGANGIGKTTLLKSILGIIPALSGSVKRGENVEIGYFEQEMSPNIETTCLEEIWNEFPSFSQYEVRSALAKCGLTTKHIESKCKVLSGGEQAKVRLCKLINRESNILVLDEPTNHLDVDAKEELHRALKEYKGTVLMVCHEPDFYTDLATDIVDCTKWTTRI, via the coding sequence ATGAGTATTTTAAATGTAGAACACCTTACACACGGATTTGGAGACAGGGCAATTTTTGACGATGTTTCCTTCAGACTGCTTAAGGGAGAACATATAGGTCTTGTCGGAGCAAACGGTGAAGGTAAGTCCACATTTATGAATATTATAATAGGCAAGCTTATGCCTGATTCCGGTAATATTGAATGGGCTAAAAATGTAAAGGTCGGTTATCTTGATCAGCATGCAGTTCTTAAGGAAGGTATGACCATTAAGGATGTGTTGTCATCTGCTTATGAATCTCTTTTTGATATGGAAAAGAGAATGAACGAGATCTGTGACGCTATGGCCGAAGCTGATGAGAAGCAGCTGGAGGAATACATGGAAGAACTTGGAACCATTCAGGATCTTCTTACAACTCACGATTTTTACCTTATTGATTCCAAAATCGAGGAGGTTTCAAGAGCATTGGGATTTTTGGAACTTGGACTCGACAGAGATGTTACAGAGCTTTCGGGCGGTCAGAGAACCAAAATTCTTCTGGCAAAACTTCTTTTGGAAAAACCTGATATTTTGCTATTGGATGAGCCTACTAACTATCTTGACGCTGAGCATATAGTATGGCTTACAAGGTATTTGCAGGATTATGAAAATGCATTTATCCTGATTTCTCACGATATACCTTTTCTTAATAATGTTGTTAATATCATTTATCACATGGATGGGCAGACACACAGTCTTGATCGTTATGTGGGCGACTATGACAAATTTATGGAAGTCTACGAGATGAAGAAGGCTCAGCGAGAGGCTGCTTATAACAGACAGCAGCAGGAAATAGCGGATCTTAAGGACTTTGTAGCAAGAAATAAAGCAAGAGTTGCGACAAGAAATATGGCTATGGCAAGACAGAAGAAACTGGACAGTATGGAACTGATTGAGAAGATTCAGGAAAAGCCAAAGCCGGAATTTAACTTTAAAACTGCAAAAACGCCTAGCAAATTTTTATTTGAAATAGAGGATCTTGTAATCGGATATGATGAACCTCTTTCAAAGCCCTTAAATATGTTTATAGAGAGAAATACCTTCACTGTATTGACAGGTGCAAACGGTATAGGAAAGACGACTCTCTTAAAGAGTATTCTGGGGATAATCCCGGCTCTGTCAGGGTCTGTAAAACGTGGTGAAAATGTGGAGATAGGTTACTTTGAACAGGAAATGTCTCCTAATATAGAGACTACCTGTCTTGAAGAGATATGGAATGAATTCCCCTCATTTTCTCAATATGAAGTAAGATCTGCTCTGGCTAAATGCGGTCTTACAACAAAGCATATTGAGAGTAAATGCAAGGTTTTATCAGGCGGAGAGCAGGCAAAGGTAAGACTTTGCAAGCTGATTAACAGAGAGTCAAATATTCTTGTGCTCGATGAGCCTACAAACCATTTGGATGTGGATGCAAAGGAAGAATTGCACAGAGCGCTTAAGGAGTATAAAGGCACAGTACTTATGGTTTGCCATGAGCCTGATTTTTATACGGACCTGGCAACAGATATTGTTGATTGTACTAAGTGGACAACAAGAATTTAA
- a CDS encoding ParM/StbA family protein, translated as MKDLYIDGKLVIGVDHGYGNMKTRNTVFKSGVKKYSEDPAIATNVLQLDGMYYVIGESHKVFIANKNADDDYYILTLAAVAKELELRGLRSADVILAVGLPLHWMSKQKDSFRDYLMRSREVSYRYCGQYYHIRICDVAIYPQGYAAIAASLQDYKGVHMLADIGNGTMNTLVITNGRPVSDKKYTDKIGVHECVKKIMNEVQAECGKIPDESVIEDFLISGTSEVSERIQAVMHREAVKYTEMIFDKLSEYEYDSELVKLHIIGGGGCLIRNFGKYDTSSVEIIEDICATAKGYEEIYNAQHILRKGA; from the coding sequence ATGAAAGATTTATATATTGATGGAAAGTTAGTGATCGGAGTTGATCACGGATATGGAAACATGAAGACGAGAAATACGGTATTTAAGAGTGGAGTTAAGAAGTACAGTGAGGATCCGGCTATAGCAACAAATGTGTTGCAGCTTGACGGTATGTATTACGTTATCGGTGAAAGTCACAAGGTATTCATAGCCAATAAGAATGCAGACGATGACTACTATATCCTTACTCTGGCTGCTGTGGCAAAAGAACTGGAACTCAGAGGCTTAAGATCGGCAGATGTGATACTTGCAGTTGGGCTTCCGCTTCACTGGATGTCAAAACAGAAAGATTCCTTCAGGGATTACCTGATGAGAAGCAGGGAAGTTAGTTACAGATACTGCGGGCAGTATTATCACATCAGAATCTGCGATGTGGCGATCTATCCTCAGGGCTATGCGGCTATAGCAGCTTCGCTCCAGGATTATAAAGGAGTCCACATGCTGGCAGATATCGGAAATGGAACAATGAACACACTGGTCATCACTAATGGCCGACCAGTCTCTGACAAAAAATATACCGATAAGATTGGTGTTCATGAGTGTGTAAAAAAAATCATGAATGAAGTACAGGCTGAATGTGGAAAGATTCCTGATGAGAGCGTTATTGAAGACTTTCTAATAAGTGGAACGTCTGAAGTGTCAGAAAGGATTCAGGCTGTCATGCACAGGGAGGCGGTCAAATATACTGAAATGATCTTCGATAAGCTCAGTGAATACGAGTATGATTCGGAGCTTGTTAAGCTCCATATCATTGGAGGCGGAGGATGCCTGATCAGAAATTTTGGAAAGTATGATACCTCAAGCGTAGAGATCATTGAAGACATCTGCGCTACAGCCAAGGGCTACGAAGAAATCTACAACGCACAGCACATACTGAGGAAGGGCGCGTAA
- a CDS encoding DUF1848 domain-containing protein, whose product MIIQTGSRTDIPAFYADWFANRLKEGYVYTRNPFNMTYVTKFLLHPSVVDLISFCSKNPRPMIQYLDLLKDYGMYWYVTITGYGRDIEPNVPKIKDVIESFKIISEFAGIDSMGWRYDPIFIDEKYTRDYHIDKFSEIASDLDGYTNTAVISFIDLYQKVRKNFSNVRTVDKADRLYLGEHMAKIAGEHNMVLRPCSEGNELEIFGADCSGCMTKALYEKAVHISMEFPKGKNARSSCACYLGNDIGMYNTCMHMCKYCYANYDEETVRVNHANHDPLSPLLIGDIRPEDEIHIAEQKSWIDGQLSFDFL is encoded by the coding sequence ATGATAATACAGACAGGCTCAAGAACTGATATACCGGCATTTTATGCTGACTGGTTTGCGAATAGATTAAAGGAAGGGTATGTTTATACCAGGAATCCCTTTAATATGACGTATGTTACTAAGTTTCTGCTTCATCCTTCTGTAGTGGATCTTATAAGCTTTTGCTCAAAAAATCCAAGGCCTATGATACAGTACTTAGATCTCCTTAAGGACTACGGAATGTACTGGTATGTAACAATTACAGGATACGGCAGGGATATAGAGCCAAATGTTCCCAAAATCAAAGATGTTATCGAGTCATTTAAGATTATTTCGGAATTCGCAGGAATTGACTCTATGGGATGGAGGTATGACCCAATTTTTATTGATGAGAAATATACCAGGGATTATCACATAGATAAATTTTCTGAGATAGCGAGTGATCTTGATGGTTACACCAATACTGCAGTAATCAGCTTTATTGATCTATATCAGAAGGTCAGGAAAAATTTTTCAAATGTAAGGACTGTTGATAAAGCAGACAGACTTTATCTTGGGGAGCATATGGCAAAGATTGCGGGTGAACATAATATGGTTCTTCGACCTTGCAGTGAAGGAAACGAGCTTGAAATATTTGGAGCAGATTGCAGCGGCTGCATGACCAAGGCACTTTATGAGAAGGCTGTTCATATTTCTATGGAATTTCCCAAAGGTAAAAATGCCAGATCATCCTGTGCATGTTATTTGGGAAATGATATAGGCATGTATAATACCTGTATGCATATGTGCAAATATTGTTATGCTAACTATGATGAAGAGACCGTTCGTGTGAATCATGCGAATCATGACCCGCTTTCTCCACTTCTTATAGGGGATATAAGACCTGAGGATGAAATACATATAGCAGAGCAAAAGAGCTGGATTGACGGGCAGCTTAGTTTTGATTTTTTGTAA
- a CDS encoding helix-turn-helix domain-containing protein produces MAVLKNKTQGNYTLVSQNIMRDKNLSLTERGMLLTLLSLPDSWQLTIKGLCQILPDGKDKVSKTLNSLIDKGYITREQSRDGGGKFDSTILEVHETPVKPTEPTQPTDPTDPVDRSRKVIKEFPRKPETSPCPENPDAVNPYAEKPQPENPPQYINNISNNYKPNTKEVCSKEDTLTDDEYEDLIKEFGKASVDYQIQRIRDHGYKGCLNHDTIRAWCRERLNRPVTMPGASPKKNAFCNFQQNEYDYEELERLLLCN; encoded by the coding sequence ATGGCAGTATTAAAAAACAAAACCCAGGGGAACTACACATTGGTTTCTCAGAATATTATGAGAGACAAAAACTTATCGCTTACGGAGCGAGGTATGCTTCTGACTCTTCTATCATTACCGGACAGCTGGCAGCTCACAATCAAGGGGCTCTGCCAGATTCTTCCGGATGGAAAAGACAAGGTATCCAAGACCCTGAACAGTCTTATTGATAAAGGGTATATCACAAGAGAACAGAGCAGGGATGGTGGAGGCAAGTTTGACTCTACTATTCTTGAGGTCCATGAGACACCGGTAAAGCCTACTGAGCCAACACAGCCCACCGATCCCACTGATCCAGTTGATCGGTCAAGGAAAGTGATCAAAGAATTCCCGAGAAAACCAGAGACTTCACCGTGTCCTGAAAATCCGGATGCGGTAAACCCGTATGCGGAAAAACCGCAGCCGGAGAATCCGCCACAATATATTAATAATATATCTAATAACTATAAACCTAATACTAAAGAAGTGTGTAGTAAGGAGGACACACTCACAGATGATGAATATGAAGATCTGATAAAGGAGTTTGGCAAAGCAAGTGTTGACTATCAGATACAGCGTATCAGGGATCATGGTTATAAGGGATGCCTTAACCACGATACCATCAGGGCCTGGTGCAGGGAAAGGCTGAACCGTCCCGTGACAATGCCGGGAGCCTCGCCCAAAAAGAATGCCTTCTGCAATTTTCAGCAGAATGAGTATGACTATGAAGAGCTGGAAAGACTGCTCTTATGTAACTAA